In one Nicotiana sylvestris chromosome 8, ASM39365v2, whole genome shotgun sequence genomic region, the following are encoded:
- the LOC104239123 gene encoding NAC domain-containing protein 43-like — MPDDMSISVNGQSQVPPGFRFHPTEEELLQYYLKKKVANEKIDLDVIQEVDLNKLEPWDIQEKCKIGSTPQNDWYFFSHKDKKYPTGTRTNRATAAGFWKATGRDKVIYSNSRRIGMRKTLVFYKGRAPHGQKSDWIMHEYRLDDHINDHSCNIVCNVAMGESTQEEGWVVCRIFKKKNHFKSLEMVNPSISDTRINQRLYPNDEGALEQLLQYMRNTCKEENHANYDLNFNDKFMQLPTLDSPNSSYGDFPKSINSEGGLNNWIAVDRLVASHLNGQTNDNYNHDYQHQYNSNGGGGSTNHDYNEECDLWSFSRVSTNDHSLCHVSNIPV, encoded by the exons ATGCCAGACGACATGAGTATTTCTGTAAATGGACAATCTCAAGTTCCACCTGGATTTAGATTCCATCCAACTGAAGAGGAACTACTTCAGTACTACTTGAAGAAGAAAGTTGCAAATGAGAAAATTGATTTGGATGTTATCCAAGAAGTTGATCTCAATAAGCTTGAGCCTTGGGATATTCAAG AGAAATGCAAAATTGGATCAACTCCACAAAATGATTGGTATTTTTTCAGTCACAAGGATAAAAAGTATCCCACAGGAACAAGGACAAACAGAGCAACTGCTGCTGGATTTTGGAAAGCTACAGGGCGTGACAAAGTCATATATTCTAATTCTAGAAGGATTGGTATGAGAAAGACTCTGGTTTTCTACAAAGGCAGAGCTCCTCATGGACAAAAATCTGACTGGATTATGCATGAGTATAGATTGGATGATCACATCAATGATCACTCTTGTAATATT GTTTGTAATGTTGCAATGGGAGAGTCAACACAAGAAGAAGGTTGGGTTGTTTGTCGCATATTCAAGaagaaaaatcacttcaaatcTCTTGAAATGGTCAATCCCTCAATTTCAGACACAAGAATAAATCAAAGACTCTATCCTAATGATGAAGGAGCTTTAGAACAACTACTTCAATATATGAGAAATACATGCAAAGAAGAAAACCATGCAAATTATGACCTAAATTTCAATGACAAATTCATGCAACTTCCAACCCTAGATAGCCCAAATTCCTCTTATGGAGATTTTCCAAAGTCTATAAATTCTGAAGGAGGTTTGAATAATTGGATTGCTGTTGATCGTCTTGTAGCTTCACATCTTAATGGCCAAACAAATGACAATTATAATCATGATTATCAGCACCAATACAATAGCAATGGAGGAGGTGGCAGTACTAATCATGATTATAATGAAGAGTGTGATCTTTGGAGTTTTTCAAGAGTTTCAACTAATGATCACTCGTTATGCCACGTGTCTAATATTCCTGTCTGA